CATTTATTCAGCATGATTTCCACCGGCGTGGCCGGTCTGGTCATTGCTCTCGGCACTATGTTGCCGGCTCTGGCAATGGGCAAAGCCATCGCCGCCGCGCTAGAAGCTCTGGCTCGCCAGCCGGAAGCCGAGAAAACCATCACCCGAACCTTATTTATTGGTTTGGCGATGATAGAGTCTTTGGCGATTTATTGTTTGGTGGTGGCCCTGATTGTGTTGTTTAGAAATCCGCTGCTTGAATATTTTTTAAAATAACTCAACCCAGTTTGCTATATGGCGCTCCAATCGTTTACTTGGACTCTTTGTCCAACCATTCGGTAAATTTGTCGAAAATAAATTTACTGCCGCGCATGGAAAGATGATCGTCATCGTAAAAATAAGACATGTCATCGTGCATGCCGCCGCAAGTTGATTCATCGCATAAATATTCGTAGGCGGGAAAAATCTTAATCTGCTTATGCGTGGCGGCATTGATAGCATCGACCGCTCTTCTATAGTTTATATTCCGCTCTTCAAAAGACTTTCTGGAAACATCGCACTCGGGCAGGGCTCTTTCGGTAATGCGCACTGGGCGCTCGTCCACACAGTTTTTAGCGCTTACACCAATTTCCGGTACGTCTTCAATAAAAACCACCGCTTTGCCCAGCTTTAAAATCTCATTGATGGTTGCGACATAGCCGGAAACAAACTGGTTGTAATTTTCCGTCAATACATCATCCGGACTTTTAATAATCCGATAGACGTTTTTCGTTTCCGTATTGCCGAACCCGGAGCCTTCAATATACATCGCACCTCTGGTCGCAAACACCACTCGCTGAATTGACGGGAATTCCTTCAGCAGCTTCAGTACGATGGGAACGACCACCCGGCATCTTGTCGACTTTTCTGCAAATTCTTCCGTCGGATTAATACTCACCAGATCGATAAATGGTAGGCAGCCATTCACACCTACCAATGCCAGATCGTTCGAGCCCTTGGAAATGGAATCGTAGACAAATTGCGCGGCGTGACTGTCGCCGACTACCAGCGTTTTTGGGGTGGCGGTGGTAAAGCGGCACATCAAATAATTGTAACTGGCCCCTCCCAATACCCCCTTACAGCGCTCATCGACCCAGTCCTCCGGCGTGTTGTAGAGTACTGTGCCGTTCACATCGGCATACATCTTGGTTTTGGTCTGCGCATCGGCTTTACGAAACTCCAGGCCATCCCGAGAATATGAAGCGTAGCCGACATAGCCGATACCGAGCATCAACAGTAGCAGTACCGCCGTCTTGGCTCTGCTGTGACTGCCCAAACGTATCGGTTTTTCCACCAGTTTGTAGGTCAGCCAAGCCAATGCCACAGCCAACAACACCGCAATGGCGCGGATATTCATACTGGGCACGTCGGTCTCGATGATTTGCGCAAAAGACAGCAAAGGCCAGTGCCACAAATACAATGGAAAACTGATCAAGCCGAACCATACCGCCAGCGGGTGGGATAAAACGATGCGATTAACCCAGGCATTCGGCCCGGCCGATATGATCATGACCGCAGCCAACATCGGGATTACCGCCCATCGGCCAGGGAAATTGAGATCTTTATTGATGATGAAAAAACCGAAGGCCAGCAGCAGCATGCCCAGAATGGAAAGCGCGTTGGCCAGCGTTTTGCCGTCGGCGGCGTGAGAGTTTCGATAAACCGCGCCAGCCAGCCAGCCGTCGAGCTTGAGCTTGATAGCAGAGAACGAGTCCTTCTTGTAGAGCGTCATCCAGGCCAGCAAACTACCGCATAACAGTTCCCAAAACCGGGTTTGCGGCGAGTAAAACGTCGCGACAGGATGGGCGATGACGCCTGTGATATTCAGGCTGAATGAGACGACGGCAATCAGAACCGTAATGGTCAACAGATTGAAGTTCCGCTCCCAGGCAAACCAAAGCAACAAGGGCCAGACGATGTAAAACTGTTCCTCAATGCCCAAGCTCCAAAGATGCAGCAAGGGTTTAGTCTCGCCGGAGTTGTCGAAATAGCCGGCCTCGCTCCACAACACAATGTTGGAAACGAATCCCGCGCCGGCGGCAATATGCTTGCTCAACTGCTTGTACTCGTCGGCAAACAGCGCGAACCAACCGAAGACGTAACAGGCGACTAACACCAGAATCAGTGCCGGGAAGATCCGCTTAACCCTGCGGGCATAAAACTCGGTGAAGCTGAAAGTACCCTTTTCCAGGTTCTGAAAAATGATGGTGGAGATGAGATAACCTGAAATCACAAAGAAAATGTCTACACCTATAAATCCACCTTGCAAGCTCTTGGGAAAGGCGTGAAAGGCGATAACCGAGAGAACGGCAATGGCTCTCAAGCCGTCAATATCGGGCCGATACTTGGGGTGTGACAGATGTTCTTGCAAAGAGGTCATAGGGTAACGAAATGCTGAGTTGGTTCGGGCTTCCCGTCTTATTTGCCCTGGCTTAGGTGGTCGGGCAGGCTCGAATCCGGAAAGTCGGGCGGTATTCTAAGCCGTAAGTATTCGAGCCTCAAGACGTGCCTAAATGGCAAGCTACGCGGGCTAAATTTTCAGACATCAAAGCCATTGCGGGGTTTAAGATAGCGGAGAAACAAAAAATCGGCGGTTTTTTCGGAACAACGCCGCAAGTTCATATCCAACAAAACGGGTTACCCATCCATGATGCAATTCGACTGGACAACCTTTATCCTGGAAATCCTCAATTTCCTGGTCCTGGTGTGGATACTGCAACGCTTCCTGTATCGCCCGGTGCTGGCAATGCTCGATGCCCGGCAGCGGCGCATCAAAGATGAAACCGAGCAGGCCGCACAGTTGCGCAACCAAGCGGAAGCCCTGCGCCAACAATACGAACAACGGCTAACCGATTGGAATCAACAACAAGAAGCCAGTCGCCGCCAACTAGACGAAGAGTTAACTCAGTTGCGCAATACTGCAACAGAGAATCTGAAACAAACCCTAGCTGATGAAGAAGCTAAATTGCGGGTCCGCAACCAGACGCTGATTGCGGCAAGGGAAGCCGCTTTGATAAGGGAAGCTGCGGGCGCGGCTTATGGACAGGCGGCGGCGATGTTGCAACGGCTGGCTTCGCCGCAATTGACGCAGACTATTGTCGAGGTATTTTTGCAGGATCTGCTTAACATGCCGGATAGCGAACAAACTGCACTGCGCAAAGCGGCGGCGATGCTGATTGCCGCTTCTGCGGTCGAGGTGCTTAGCGCGCACCCGTTGAGCGAAGCCGATCAAGCGCGAGTGACGGAAACCCTGTCGAATGCTGCCGGACAAACCTTGCAACTCACGTTCAAGGAAGACCCGGCTCTGATTGCCGGCCTGCGCGCCATAGTCGGCGAATGCCAATTGCACGCTAATCTGGCCGATGAGCTGGCGTTTTTCCGGCGCCAAGCCAATCATGGTTGAGCCGGTTAAAGCCTACCAATTTGGCCTGCGTCTATCCGAGCGCGGTTGCGTGGCCGGCATCGGTGACGGCATCGCCTGGATACGCGGTTTACCCACTGCCCGGCTTGATGAATTGATCGGTTTCGACGACGGCAGTACCGGTCTGGTGTTTCAGTTGGGCAGGGAAGTGCTGGGGGCGATTCTGTTGTCGCAAAACCGTGGCGTCACCGCCGGCATGGCGGTGCAACACATTGGGCGTAAGCTGGAAATTGGCGTTGGCGATACTTTAATGGGACGGGTGGTTGATCCGCTCGGCAGTCCGCTGGACGGTTTACCGCCGCCGGAATTGCGCCAGTTTCGCTCACTGGAAGCTGCCGCGCCGCCCATCATCGAGCGCGATTTCGTCTCCGAACCTTTATACACCGGCTGTAAGATCGTCGATACGCTGATTCCCATCGGTAAGGGCCAGCGCCAGTTGATCATCGGCGACGACGGCATTGGCAAAAGTGCGCTGGCTCTGGATGCGGTTCTGAATCAACGCGGCCGCAATGTATTGTGCGTGATGGTGTTGATCGGCCAGCCGCGTTCTTCCGTCGCCGGTACCCTAGAAGCGCTACGTCAGGCCGACGCGCTGGCCTATACTGTGGTGGTGGTCGCCGAAGCCAACGCTTTACCGGGTTTTCGCTATCTGGCGCCGTTTGCCGGCTGCGCGATTGCCGAGCACTGGATGCGCATGGGCCGCGACACCTTGGTGGTCTATGACGATTTGACGCGCCACGCTCAGTCCTATCGCGAGCTATCGCTGCTATTGCAACGGCCACCAGGCCGGGAAGCCTATCCGGGCGATATTTTTTATCTGCATTCCCGGCTGCTGGAGCGCTCTACCGTATTGTCGTCGGCCTATGGCGGCGGCAGTATGACTGCTTTGCCGATTATCGAAACCCGCCAGGGCGAGCTGTCGGCGTATATCCCCACCAACTTGATCTCGATCACCGACGGCCAGATATATCTGGAGAGCAAGCTGTTCGCGGCAGGCATGCTGCCGGCCATCGACATCGGCCGATCGGTGTCGCGTATTGGCGGCAAGGCCCAGCATCCGGCAATCAAAACCGCTTCCGCGCATATTCGGTTGGATTATTTGCAGTTTCTGGAGCTGGAGTTGTTCGCCCGCTTCGGCACCCGTTTGGAAGCCGGTGTCGAGGAAAAACTGCAACGCGGCCGTTTGCTGCGGGAAATATTGAAACAGGACCGTTTGCAACCTTTGTCCGAACGCGCGCATCTGGCCTGGTTGCTGGCCTATGGCGAGGGTTTACTGGAAAACCTCAAACCGGAACATGCAGCGGGCGTATTGGCCGGGCTACTGGCAAAATTGCCGGATACGTTGACTTTGGATTCGCCGAAAAAGCAATGGTTGTCAGTGTTGCGGCAACTCTTGGCGGATAAAACATGAGCCAGCGCCGGGAAGTCGAGGCGCGCTTAGCCTTGTTCGACGATTTGTCCGGCATTCTCGGTGCGATGCGCAGTTTTGCCTTGGCCGAGCTGCGGAAAGTGGGCAAGCGCGAAGCCGCGCAACAACAAGTCGTGCAATCGCTGGAAATGGCCTTGGCCGATTTAGCCGACAGCTTGCCGGAGCCGGCTTTAAGCGCGCCCGCGAAAGACATTTGGCTGTTATTCGGTTCCGTGCGCGGCTTTTGCGGCAGCTTTAACGAAGACGTGATCCGCTACTGGCGCCAAAATGCCGATCAGCAAGGTCCGTTAATTCTGCTTGGCGAGCGCCTGCACCCAATGGTTAAGGAGCACGCCGCATTGCAACGGCTGCGCGGTGCCGAAGGTGGTCTGGATGCGCCGGCGGCGATAGATAGTATTCTGGCGGCGGTGGCAGAGCTGCGCGGCGTCGAATTTGGGTTGATAGCTTGTATTCGTGACGAACAAGGGGCGCGCAGCCAACGTCTTTGGCCTTTGGCGAATGTTGCCAGCCACGCCCGGCTAAACCCGCCGCTGACTTTCGCGCCGGCAGCGGAAGTGGCTCAAGGCGTTGCCGAACATTATCTGTTTCATACCTTGCTGGCCTTATTGTTACGCTCGATTCGGGTCGAAAACCACATGCGGCTGATGCAGATGGAAACCGCGTTGCGGCATCTGGAGCGCGGCGGCGAAGAATTACAACGGCAACGCAACCGGCTGCGCCAGGAAGAAATCGTCGAGGAAATCGAGTTGATGGTGGGGCGGCATTAGCAGTCTGCGTTTAGCCATTCAGTGCTTATTCATTCCCGTTGCAGATCTTCCTGTTTGAAGTCTCGCCGCTTATGAATCACACCATGGATATATAAGGTTTCGCCGATTATTTCGTAAAGTATCCGGTATGAATATACGCCGATTTCGCGCACATTTTCCTCGCCAATTTCGGAAACTGTCCTGCCCAGCTTTGGCATGATCGCCAGTACATCCACTTTAGCGAGAATGTCTTGCGTTACGCGGTTTGCGTAGAGTTTGGAATCACGAGCAATAAATTGATGTATCGAGTGGAGGTCTTCGCGTGCGGGTTTTGACCAAACAATCACCATTGTTCGATTTCGCGCTTTAACTCTTCGTGGTGAATGAATTGGTCTTCAGCGATAGCTTTGCGGCTTTTGCGTAACTTGTCGACGACGTACAGCTGATACATGATTTCGTCCATGTCTGCGTTGTCAGGCAAACGGTCAATCGATTCCAGCGCTTCCTGTTTTAGAGTGGGTGCTTGCATGAATAGAGTCCCATTGATGACTGGAGCTACACCATAAAACGCAATCAATGGGACGTCAATACGATATTTGCGCGGCGTTGACGTGATTAACCTGCCAATTGAGCGAGCCTATAGCCCATACTTCCGCCGTTTTCGCCAAAAAGTCGCCCGGCTCATCCCCGCAAATTGCGCGGCCTGCTCCAGATTGTCCGGGTTATTTGCCAAGGCTTCGCGGATCAATTCCGCTTCGTTTTGACTTTTTGGACGCGGGGCAGAGTTTTGTTCAAGCGTTGCTGCCGGTCTAAGCGGCTCACGAAACTCGGGTGGCAAATCGTCTATGCCGAGTTCGCTGCCGCGGCCTACCGCATAGGCGTATTCGACGACATTATTCAGTTCCCGGACATTACCCGGCCAGCGGTAATCCAGCAACAGGCGCATCGCTTCCGGCGCGATGCGGTCGATATGGCGATGGCCTTGGGTGTTATGCCGGTCTATCAGGTGTTGCAGCAACAGGCTGATGTCCTGGCGACGTTCGCGCAGCGGTGGCAGAAAAATCGGCACCACTCGTAAGCGATACATCAAGTCTTCCCGAAACCGCCCGGCCTTAACCTCTTCGCGCAGCGATCTGTGCGTGGCGGCAATAATCCGCACATCCACGCTGACCGCGCTATCGCCGCCCACCGGCGTGAAATTACGCTCCTGTATCACCCGCAGCAACTTGGCTTGCAGCTCCAGCGGCAACTCCGCTATTTCGTCCAAAAATAAAGTACCGCCGTTGGCACGTTGAAACAAGCCGGCATGATTACGCACCGCGCCGGTGAACGCGCCCTTCACATGGCCAAATAGCTCGCTTTCCAACAGGCTGGGAGTCAAGGCCGCGCAGTTGATCGCCAGAAACGGCTGATAGTGTCGTGGGCTTTCCAGGTGCAAGGCATGCGCCACCATTTCCTTGCCGGTGCCGGATTCGCCGCGGATTAACACGGTGGCTTCGGTTTCGGCGACGTTGCGGATGATTTTGATGGCTTCTTTCATGGCCGGGTCGCGCGACAGAATGCCGTGAAAGCTGTCGCTGTCGTCCGGTTTTTGCTCGGGCGCTATGTCGCTTTGCGGTTGCAGAAATTCAATCGCCCCGGCGAAGCCGCCGTTGTTGTCGTAGAAGGCGCGCGCGGTTCGATAACAATTCAGCGTCCGGCCATCCGGGCGATGTATCCGCACCGCTTGCGACTTGACGATGCCGAGTTCGGCCAGATTGCAGGGATCGTTGCCGCTGTCGCAATTCAGTGCGGTTTTGCAAGGCTTGCCTACGGTCTCGGTTGCGTTCAGGCCGAACAATTGTTCGGCGCCTTTGCTCCACAGCAAAATGTCGCTATTGCTGTCTACGATAAAGGCTGCGCCGCTTTCGAATAAATCGGTCAACACTTCTACGACTTGATCGGCGCCGATTTGGCCGAGCCAGCGTTTGAATAGGGGGGAAGAAGATGCCATGCGTTCAAGCTCGTTTTGTTTCAGTGATGTTTCAAGTGTATCAGCATCGTTTCAATATTTCATATTGAAACGCCAGGCGTGGCCGGCGCCAGACCGCTTCATCAAACCTATCGACTTAATTCTTTAAGGTAAGAAAACTAAAATAATCAGTTAAAACAAAGGTATATATCTATTTATCCCATGCTGGATAGCGCTGGATTTGTGGGCCGTGCGGATATAAATACTGCCGGTAAACTGGCACGAGTATTGATATACAGCACTTATATTCTTTTTACTTTGCGCTTAATGAGGCGGGTCATGATTTTCAGACAACTCTTCGAAACAGAAACCTCCACCTACAGTTATTTGTTGGGATGTGAACGCAGCCGTCGCGCCTGCCTGATCGATCCGGTGGCTTCGGAGCTGCCGATTTATATCGATTTGCTGCAAAGCCTGAACTTGAAGCTGATTTACACATTTGAAACCCATGTGCATGCCGACCACATCACCGGCGCCGGTTTGTTGCGGGAAAAACTGGACAGCAAGAGTGTGGTGCATCGGGATGCCGGCGCGCTGTGTGCCGATTTGCTGGTCACCGACGGGGTGTTATTGCAAGTGGGCGATCTGGATATTCAGGTCCGGCATACCCCCGGCCATACGGGTGGTTGCGTCAGTTATGTGATGGCTGATCGGGTGTTTACCGGCGATGCCTTGTTGATCGGCGGTAGCGGGCGCACCGATTTCCAGCAAGGCGATGCCGGCCAGCTGTATGACAGCATCACCGGCAAGTTATTCACATTACCGCCTGATACGCTGGTGTATCCGGGGCATGATTACCAGGGTAATACCGTGTCAACCATCAAACAGGAAATGGCAAAAAACACCCGCTTGGGCCAGGGGCGCACACGTGACGAGTTCATCGGCATCATGAGCGAGTTGAAGCTGGCGTATCCCAAGTTCATTGATCAGGCGCTGCCGGCCAATCAGTCCTGTGGGACGCCGGCCGAATAGGCGGAGTTAGCCGATGATCCTGACGCTAATCTTGGCAATCTGTATCGGCCTGCTGCTGGGCTTGCTGGGCGGCGGTGGCTCGATTTTGACAGTGCCGATGCTGGTTTACGTGCTGCATGTACCGCCCAAGACCGCTATCGTCACCTCATTTGTGGTGGTAGGCGTCTCCAGCCTGATGGCGTTGATCCCACATGCGCGGCGCGGCCATGTCTGCTGGAAAAGCGCGCTGGTATTCGGTTTGGCCGGGATGCTCGGCGCATTCGGCGGTGGCCGTTTGGCCGGGCATTTTTCCGGGGACTGGCTCATGGTGTTTTTTGGAGCGATTACCTTGTTGACGGGTCTGGCGATGATTTTCAAGAAAACGCCAAGCCAGCCGGCTGTTGAGCAGACGTTACCGATGTGTCCTTTACAAACACCGGTATTGCGATTGTTATTCGACGGGGTTTTGGTCGGTGGGCTGACCGGCTTGGTGGGGGTCGGTGGCGGATTTTTGATCGTGCCGGCATTGACCTTGCTGGTGGGGTTGCCGATGCCGGCGGCTATCGGTACGTCTTTACTGGTTATTGTCATGAACGCCAGCGCCGGCTTGAGCGGCTACGCGAATCACGCCCAACTGGATATTCCGTTGATGGCGCTGGTGACGGCGGGTGCGGTAATGGGCAGTTTTCTGGGTGGCTGGTTATCCAACTTCATCAGCGCGACGGCGTTACGCCGCGGGTTTGGTTGGTTCGTGATACTGGTGGCGGTTTATGTATTGTTTAACGCGCTGAGCTGGCAACTATTGGCATCGTTAGAGCTGTGGCAGGATGACGAACGTGCCTGGCGACGAGGCTTGGCAGGATTGGCCGCCTTGTTGGCGCTCGGTTTGATAGGCAACCGCATTCATAGCCATACGCCGCGCAGAGAAGCGTTGCCAATGTCGCCCCGCCATCACCTTTGAATTAGGCTAGACTAATATTGACGGTTGTGCTACGCCGTTGATTCCGCCATCCGGTGCCAACCGCCTGGCGTATAACTATAAAAAATCGTTTGAGGAGGGTATATGTCTTATTCAATCAATACGTCACGTCGGCGCTTTTTTGCACAAAGTGGAGCGGGATTAATGGCGTGGGCTGCGGCGCCCGCATGGCTGAGAGCGATGGAAAACATGGCCGAGATGCCGACGATGCCGCCGCGCAAAGCCTCGGCCAATTTTCACCCGGACGTGGAATTGGACTTGATCTGCAAACCAAACGCGGTGGCTATTTTGCCCGGCCAGCCCACGCGCGTGCAGCAGTATTTTGCGAAATTGGTGAAGGGACCGGCGCAGACTTTAACGGAAATTCCCGGCTCTTATTTGGGGCCGATACTGCGCTTCGAAAAGGGCCAAAAGATCAGAATCAATCTGCATAATCAGCTTAACGAACCGAGTATTACCCACTGGCATGGTTTGCATGTACCTGCGGAAGTGGACGGGCATCCGCTGTACACGATAGACAGCGGCCAAGTGTTTGTGTACGAATTTGAAATGCTCAACCGCGCCAGCATGAATATTTACCATCCGCATCCGCACAACACCACAGCCAAGCAGGTTTATCACGGTTTGGCGGGTGCGATTTTGGTGAACGACGAGGAAGAACGGCGCCTGGAACTGCCCGGCGGCGAATACGAAGTGCCGATCGTGATTCAGGACCGCAAGTTCGACGCGAATAATCAATTGCAATATGTGCATGCCATGCACGACAGAATGATGGGTTTTTACGGCGACCGGATTTTAGTGAACGGTCTGGCCAATTTTCAGCTCGACGTCGCCAGTCGAGCTTATCGTTTCCGCGTCCTCAACGGCTCAACGGCGCGCATCTACAAACTGGCTTGGGACGACAAATCGCCTATCACCGTCATCGGCACCGATGGCGGTTTGTTGGAAGCACCGGTCAATAAACCATACGTGATGCTGGCCCCCGGCGAGCGTTTGGATATTTGGGCGGATTTCAGCGGGCGTAAAGTTGGCTCTCAGTTGGTGTTGCGCAGCCGTTCTTTTTCCGGCGTATTGCCGGGCATGGCCGAACGGATGATGAGCGGTGGTCAAGGCGATCATGGCCGTATGGGTGGCGGCATGGGTATGCATGCCAGCGCCATACCGGTGGGTAGCGACTATCCGATTTTTACGGTGAAAGTCACCCGGCAGCAAAGTGATAGTCCGAAATTACCTAACAGCCTGGCGAAAATTAACCATTACAGCGTAAACGACACAGCCAATCCCGGTAAACCGGTGCCCATCGCTATTTCGGAAGGGCCGATGCGCATGGTTTTAAATGGCCGGCCTTATGCTTATAACGATATTTTGCCGAGCGAGCGCATTCCCGTAAATACCGTGCAATTGCTGGAAATTTTTCATGCGCATGGCGGTGGCGGACACGGCGATAAAGCCGGTGGCGAGCACAGCAGTGCCGAGAAGGCCGATGCCGGTTCCCACAAAATGGGCGGTATGGGCATGATGGGTGGTATGCGGCATGGTGATAACAACCAGGGCGAAGGTGAGCACCGGCGCATGGGTATGATGGGCATGCGCCACGGCGGCGAGAACGCAGAAGCCGGTGGGCATCAGATGGGCGGCATGGGCGGTATGAGCGGTATGAGCGGTATGGGAGGCGGAATGGGTATGATGATGTCCATGGCCCATCCGATTCATTTGCACGGCCAATATTTTCAAATCCTGAGCCGAACTATCGCCAATAACGAAAGCGCAGATTACGCCACGGTTAAAGAGGGTTTTATCGAAGGCGGCTGGAAAGACACGGTGTTGGTGATGCCGGGCGAGCGGGTCAAAATCATCAAGCCCTTCCAGGATTTCAAAGGTTTATTCATGTACCACTGCCATAACCTGGAACATGAAGATATGGGCATGATGCGCGATTTCCTGGTGGTCTAACCGGAAAGCGCCAATTGTCAGGGAGCGGGATATGACGATGATCAACAGGCATTTAACAGTCGAAGGCATGCACTGCCCTGGTTGCGAAGACACCATTCGCCTAGCGCTGGCCGATTTGCCGGGTGTGATAACGCTGGATGTCAGCTACGCGCGAGCGACGGTGGATGTGCAATTCGACGACCAGCTTGCCGACGAAGCGGTGATAGACCAAGCCATTCGTGCCAAGGGTTACGCTGTGGCACTGACGCCGCGGCCTGCCGGCGGTAAGCTGAAAGGCCTGTTGATTTTTCTGTTGTTATTGTTAGCGGTCGGCGGCGTGACGTTCTGGGGCAAGAGTTTGATGCCCGGCGTGATGCAACAAATATCACCGCACATGGACCAAGCGGTGTTGTTGGGCATCGGTTTTCTCACCGGTTTTCATTGCATCGGTATGTGCGGTGGTTTTGTGGTGGGTTACACCGATCCCCGTCAAGCCAAATCTCGCCAGCTGCTGGCGCATTTACGTTACGCAGTCGGCAAAACCTTGTCCTACAGCGCACTCGGCGCCGGATTTGGCTTGTTGGGCGCCGCCATTGCGATTACCCCGCCGATGCGCGGCGGACTGGCTTTAGCTGCCAGCCTGTTTTTGTTGCTGTACGGTCTGAAGATGCTCAACGTCTTTGCCGTCTTGCGCCGCTTTACCTTGCGCATGCCCAAGGCCGTCAATCGCCAGCTTGCAGATGAAATGC
The window above is part of the Methylomonas sp. ZR1 genome. Proteins encoded here:
- a CDS encoding multicopper oxidase family protein, with protein sequence MSYSINTSRRRFFAQSGAGLMAWAAAPAWLRAMENMAEMPTMPPRKASANFHPDVELDLICKPNAVAILPGQPTRVQQYFAKLVKGPAQTLTEIPGSYLGPILRFEKGQKIRINLHNQLNEPSITHWHGLHVPAEVDGHPLYTIDSGQVFVYEFEMLNRASMNIYHPHPHNTTAKQVYHGLAGAILVNDEEERRLELPGGEYEVPIVIQDRKFDANNQLQYVHAMHDRMMGFYGDRILVNGLANFQLDVASRAYRFRVLNGSTARIYKLAWDDKSPITVIGTDGGLLEAPVNKPYVMLAPGERLDIWADFSGRKVGSQLVLRSRSFSGVLPGMAERMMSGGQGDHGRMGGGMGMHASAIPVGSDYPIFTVKVTRQQSDSPKLPNSLAKINHYSVNDTANPGKPVPIAISEGPMRMVLNGRPYAYNDILPSERIPVNTVQLLEIFHAHGGGGHGDKAGGEHSSAEKADAGSHKMGGMGMMGGMRHGDNNQGEGEHRRMGMMGMRHGGENAEAGGHQMGGMGGMSGMSGMGGGMGMMMSMAHPIHLHGQYFQILSRTIANNESADYATVKEGFIEGGWKDTVLVMPGERVKIIKPFQDFKGLFMYHCHNLEHEDMGMMRDFLVV
- a CDS encoding sulfite exporter TauE/SafE family protein, producing the protein MTMINRHLTVEGMHCPGCEDTIRLALADLPGVITLDVSYARATVDVQFDDQLADEAVIDQAIRAKGYAVALTPRPAGGKLKGLLIFLLLLLAVGGVTFWGKSLMPGVMQQISPHMDQAVLLGIGFLTGFHCIGMCGGFVVGYTDPRQAKSRQLLAHLRYAVGKTLSYSALGAGFGLLGAAIAITPPMRGGLALAASLFLLLYGLKMLNVFAVLRRFTLRMPKAVNRQLADEMRKPRSALRTGLLTGFLLGCGPLQAMYVMAAGSGDPLQGASMLFWFGLGTLAPLLGFGFFASLLSPIFMRQLVKVSAILVIAMGVMMAQRGLKIVQAGQMPAAMPAHTQPVQ